Part of the Desulfurococcus sp. genome is shown below.
TTCCTCTAACCGTCCTCTTAAATATGTTGACAGGGTTCCTTGGCCTTCTCACACCACTCTTTTCTGGATTGTAGTGGGTTCTAACTCTCAGGAGAAGCTTGTAGCCTTCGACAACTCTTATCTTATCGCCGCTTAAAACAGCTTTCTCAGCATTAACAACGATAACCTTGTAGCCTTCAAGCAGCTTCTTAGCTATTATTGTAGCTAGCCTTCCGAGAATCTGGTTAGAGGCATCCACGTAGAGTACTTTCCCCTCACTCAACTCTACTCACCCTATGATCTTGACTCCACTCCCCTTAGGGTTCTCTGATACCAAGTCTAGTATGTGCAGGACTCTACCACCGCTCTTTAAGATCTTCTCTATAGCTGTCTTCGAGAAGCTAGAAGCTGCCACCGTGATAGGGTGATCGAGGACGCCGGCTCCCAGCACTTTCCCTGGAACAACCACTACATCACCGGGGCTGGTATACCTGTTCAACCTACTGATGTTTACAGCTCTTCTTCTACGTCTAGGCTTAGAGAGTTCTTCTGCGACCGCCCTCCATATTGGAGCATTATTCTTATTTGAGGCTTTAATGAGCTCTTCTATAGTCTTCCTTAAAACCACGTTGGTTTTAGAGCCCCCGATGAACGTCATGCTACTACACCATTTCCTGCAAGTTCTTTCATGAAATCATCAAGTTTTCTGCTTAAGATGTCAACAGCCTCTAATAAAAGATTCCTAGCGTTTAAGGCGCCTGTTAACTCTAGGTTTAAGATGAACTCGTTTTCCCTCCATGAGACTCTTACCGCGTTAGCAGGGCATGCATTCTCACATAGCCTGCAGAGAGTGCACTCGAGGAGCCTGTCTTCTCTAACCTTCACTGAGCCTTCTGCTACCTCGAAGATGCCCTTAGGGCATACATTAATGCATAGCGAGCACTCGGGCCCCCTGCACTTCTCAGGGCTCACTGATACTACCGGGACGTACTTGTGCGCGGCTACTGATACAGGACTCCACTTCGCGTGCTCCTTACCTCTACCCAGCCTTGCATAGGCTTCTAGCCTGATACGCTGGTTTCGCGCAAGCTTTACAATGGGAATCCCGCTGTAGACGGGTTTTACATCAGGATCATTGCTTTCAAGCATCTCGCTGTAAACTGTTAGAACACCATCTTCAGGTCCTTCAGCTTCAAGCCTTAGTATTGCAAAGCAGTCCTGCGAGAAAACTCCTTTCTCACCGGCCTCAGCGCACTCCTCCGGAGGCTTATACTTGCTTAAAGCTTCGTCGCTCTTTAATGGTATTAAGCCAAGCCTGTGAGCTATGTACTCATCGT
Proteins encoded:
- a CDS encoding 50S ribosomal protein L13, which encodes MSEGKVLYVDASNQILGRLATIIAKKLLEGYKVIVVNAEKAVLSGDKIRVVEGYKLLLRVRTHYNPEKSGVRRPRNPVNIFKRTVRGMLPMDKATGRRAYRNLKVYVGTPSSLKSTEFIQFPEASASRLKGRFIYLEEVARVMGWTGARR
- a CDS encoding 50S ribosomal protein L18e — protein: MTFIGGSKTNVVLRKTIEELIKASNKNNAPIWRAVAEELSKPRRRRRAVNISRLNRYTSPGDVVVVPGKVLGAGVLDHPITVAASSFSKTAIEKILKSGGRVLHILDLVSENPKGSGVKIIG
- a CDS encoding DNA-directed RNA polymerase subunit D produces the protein MDVVVLEKSPYHIKLYLKGIPLHIVNSIRRTVIAEVPTIAIDYVAITENSSVFYDEYIAHRLGLIPLKSDEALSKYKPPEECAEAGEKGVFSQDCFAILRLEAEGPEDGVLTVYSEMLESNDPDVKPVYSGIPIVKLARNQRIRLEAYARLGRGKEHAKWSPVSVAAHKYVPVVSVSPEKCRGPECSLCINVCPKGIFEVAEGSVKVREDRLLECTLCRLCENACPANAVRVSWRENEFILNLELTGALNARNLLLEAVDILSRKLDDFMKELAGNGVVA